One Streptomyces lincolnensis genomic region harbors:
- the topA gene encoding type I DNA topoisomerase: MSPTSETAQGGRRLVIVESPAKAKTIKGYLGPGYVVEASVGHIRDLPNGAAEVPEKYTGEVRRLGVDVENDFQPIYVVNADKRAQVKKLKDLLKDSDELFLATDEDREGEAIAWHLLEVLKPKVPVKRMVFHEITKDAIRAAVANPRDLNQRMVDAQETRRILDRLYGYEVSPVLWKKVMPRLSAGRVQSVATRLVVERERERIAFRSAEYWDLTGTFATGRAGDLSDPSSLVARLQSVDGRRVAQGRDFDSLGQIKSANTLHLDEANARALAAALEQTRFAVRSVESKPYRRSPYAPFRTTTLQQEASRKLGFGAKATMQVAQKLYENGYITYMRTDSTTLSDTAVAAARAQVTQLYGADYLPASPRTYAGKVKNAQEAHEAIRPSGDRFRTPAETGLTGDQFRLYELIWKRTVASQMKDATGNSVTVKIGGTAADGRDVEFSASGKTITFHGFLKAYVEGADDPNAELDDRERRLPQVSEGDALSAEEITVDGHATKPPARYTEASLVKELEEREIGRPSTYASIIGTILDRGYVFKKGTALVPSFLSFAVVNLLEKHFGRLVDYDFTARMEDDLDRIARGEAQAVPWLRRFYFGETVPDSGFAAGGGGGAAEAGNGDGDHLGGLKELVTDLGAIDAREVSSFPVGNDIVLRVGRYGPYVERGEKDSENHQRADVPEDLAPDELSVELAEELLAKPSGDFELGADPVTGRQIIARDGRYGPYVTEVLPEGTPKTGKNAVKPRTASLFKSMSLDTVTLEDALKLMSLPRVVGADAEGQEITAQNGRYGPYLKKGTDSRSLQAEEQLFTITLEEALAIYAQPKQRGRAAAKPPLKELGTDPVSEQPVVVKDGRFGPYVTDGETNATLRSGDSVEEITPERGFELLAEKRAKGPAKKTAKKAPAKKAPAKKATAAKKTAAKKTTTAKKTTAKKTTAKTAAKKATASKSASED; this comes from the coding sequence TTGTCCCCGACCAGCGAGACCGCACAGGGCGGCCGCCGACTCGTCATCGTCGAGTCGCCTGCCAAGGCGAAGACGATCAAGGGCTATCTCGGCCCCGGATACGTCGTCGAGGCGAGCGTCGGGCACATCCGCGACCTCCCCAACGGCGCCGCCGAAGTGCCCGAGAAGTACACCGGCGAGGTCCGTCGCCTCGGGGTGGACGTCGAGAACGACTTCCAGCCGATCTACGTCGTGAACGCCGACAAGCGGGCCCAGGTCAAGAAGCTCAAGGACCTGCTCAAGGACTCCGACGAACTCTTCCTCGCCACCGATGAGGACCGCGAGGGCGAGGCCATCGCGTGGCACCTCCTGGAAGTGCTCAAGCCCAAGGTCCCGGTCAAGCGCATGGTGTTCCACGAGATCACCAAGGACGCGATCCGCGCGGCCGTCGCCAACCCGCGTGACCTCAACCAGCGCATGGTCGACGCCCAGGAGACCCGCCGTATCCTCGACCGCCTCTACGGCTACGAGGTCTCGCCGGTCCTGTGGAAGAAGGTCATGCCGCGGCTGTCCGCGGGCCGTGTCCAGTCCGTCGCCACCCGGCTCGTCGTGGAGCGGGAGCGGGAGCGCATCGCGTTCCGTTCCGCCGAGTACTGGGACCTGACGGGCACCTTCGCGACCGGCCGCGCCGGGGACCTCTCGGACCCGTCGTCGCTGGTCGCCCGCCTCCAGAGCGTCGACGGCAGGCGGGTCGCTCAGGGCCGCGACTTCGACTCCCTGGGGCAGATCAAGAGCGCGAACACCCTCCACCTCGACGAGGCGAACGCCCGCGCCCTGGCCGCGGCCCTGGAGCAGACGCGCTTCGCGGTCCGCTCGGTCGAGTCCAAGCCGTACCGCCGCTCGCCGTACGCCCCGTTCCGTACGACGACCCTCCAGCAGGAGGCCAGCCGCAAGCTCGGCTTCGGCGCGAAGGCGACCATGCAGGTCGCCCAGAAGCTGTACGAGAACGGCTACATCACGTACATGCGTACCGACTCCACGACACTCAGCGACACCGCCGTCGCCGCCGCTCGTGCCCAGGTCACGCAGCTGTACGGGGCCGACTACCTGCCCGCCTCCCCGCGCACCTACGCCGGGAAGGTGAAGAACGCGCAGGAGGCGCACGAGGCGATCCGCCCGTCGGGTGATCGTTTCCGCACGCCCGCCGAGACCGGCCTGACCGGCGACCAGTTCCGGCTCTACGAGCTGATCTGGAAGCGGACCGTCGCCTCGCAGATGAAGGACGCGACCGGCAACTCCGTCACGGTGAAGATCGGTGGCACCGCCGCCGACGGCCGGGACGTCGAGTTCAGCGCCTCCGGCAAGACGATCACCTTCCACGGCTTCCTCAAGGCCTACGTCGAGGGCGCCGACGACCCGAACGCCGAGCTGGACGACCGCGAGCGCCGGCTGCCCCAGGTCAGCGAGGGCGACGCGCTGTCCGCCGAGGAGATCACGGTCGACGGGCACGCCACCAAGCCCCCGGCCCGCTACACCGAGGCCAGCCTGGTCAAGGAGCTCGAAGAGCGCGAGATCGGCCGCCCGTCGACGTACGCGTCGATCATCGGCACGATCCTCGACCGCGGCTACGTCTTCAAGAAGGGCACGGCCCTGGTGCCGTCCTTCCTGTCCTTCGCCGTGGTCAACCTCCTGGAGAAGCACTTCGGGCGGCTCGTCGACTACGACTTCACCGCCCGGATGGAGGACGACCTCGACCGCATCGCCCGCGGTGAGGCGCAGGCCGTGCCGTGGCTGAGGCGCTTCTACTTCGGCGAGACCGTGCCCGACAGCGGCTTCGCCGCGGGCGGCGGCGGTGGCGCGGCCGAAGCCGGCAACGGCGACGGGGACCACCTCGGTGGCCTCAAGGAGCTGGTGACCGACCTGGGCGCGATCGACGCCCGCGAGGTGTCGTCGTTCCCGGTGGGCAACGACATCGTGCTCAGGGTCGGGCGCTACGGCCCGTACGTCGAGCGCGGCGAGAAGGACTCCGAGAACCACCAGCGGGCCGACGTGCCCGAGGACCTGGCCCCGGACGAGCTCTCCGTCGAGCTCGCGGAGGAACTGCTCGCCAAGCCGAGCGGCGACTTCGAGCTGGGCGCCGACCCGGTCACCGGCCGTCAGATCATCGCCCGGGACGGCCGCTACGGCCCGTACGTCACCGAGGTGCTCCCCGAGGGCACCCCGAAGACCGGCAAGAACGCCGTGAAGCCGCGTACGGCCTCGCTGTTCAAGTCGATGTCGCTGGACACGGTGACGCTCGAGGACGCGCTCAAGCTGATGTCGCTGCCGCGCGTGGTCGGCGCCGACGCCGAGGGCCAGGAGATCACCGCGCAGAACGGGCGGTACGGGCCGTACCTGAAGAAGGGCACGGACTCGCGCTCGCTCCAGGCCGAGGAGCAGCTCTTCACGATCACCCTCGAAGAGGCGCTGGCGATCTACGCCCAGCCCAAGCAGCGCGGGCGGGCCGCCGCCAAGCCGCCGCTGAAGGAACTGGGCACGGACCCGGTCAGCGAGCAGCCGGTGGTGGTCAAGGACGGTCGCTTCGGACCGTACGTGACCGACGGGGAGACCAACGCGACCCTGCGCTCCGGCGACAGCGTCGAGGAGATCACCCCGGAGCGAGGCTTCGAACTGCTCGCCGAGAAGCGGGCCAAGGGCCCCGCCAAGAAGACGGCGAAGAAGGCGCCCGCGAAGAAGGCCCCGGCCAAGAAGGCGACGGCCGCCAAGAAGACCGCGGCGAAGAAGACCACGACCGCGAAGAAGACGACGGCGAAGAAGACCACCGCGAAGACGGCCGCCAAGAAGGCGACGGCTTCGAAGTCGGCGTCCGAGGACTGA
- the tmk gene encoding dTMP kinase encodes MTPAEQPTALHPAPDDALVADSRERAVRALLRRPQLKRLWSAHLVGGIGDTLALLVLVVLALQAAIAEGSFGGGYRGVAFAVATVFGVRILATLLFGAVLLGPLTSLTSQEGPLDRRWTMVGADGLRVLALIVAPLWIDWTPADALAIVLVTAFVTGIAERFWTVCRESAAPALLPAPPPEGATVRPLPDHMDALRRLSLRTSFVAIPLAAAALVVAGLLNNLLGSGIAWFAQHQAALGSYVAAGLFAASLSVLTFLELPDTRTPRARSPLEGLRRPKSGTDADRGRTGALPLLVLSGAAVAGAVAAAVAVAVLHAKDLGGGPVLYGLLVVALTGGVVVGIRTAPRVLPTLSRRRLLALAIAFTGVALLAAGLVPDVTSVVLILAFAGAGAGAAANTGHTLLDQETEEYRRARTTEHLHAVVRVCVALGAVVAPVVAAAIGPHRLENGKFVFAHGGAAFTLMLVGALLLPVAALVLAKVDDRSGVPLRTDLKDALLGGDDPETVPASNGFFIALEGGDGAGKSTQAEALAEWIRAKGHEVVVTREPGATPVGKRLRSILLDVSSAGLSHRAEALLYAADRAEHVDTVVRPALERGAVVVSDRYIDSSVAYQGAGRDLSPTEIARINRWATNGLVPHLTVLLDVSPEIARERFTEAPDRLESEPAEFHARVRSGFLALAAADPGRYLVVDAGQEPEAVTTVVRHRLDHMLPLSEAEILAQEEARRKAEEEARRKAEEEAARKAEEERLERERQEQLARLRAEEEERKQRELEEAQRREAERQAEEARLRAEEARRRAEEEQARLLAEEKARAEEEARRQAEADRLRKQAEEEARLRTEAEARRLEKQRKAEEALLRAEEARRQAEQAAAAAAAGPRTGTGSTAAGSAPEAMTVPTPVVTSTNASGGPVDETAVLPRVRDERADGTDGRSPGAPSEGAAPGGPDAEVTAELPQPPAPAGAADETAVLPPVPPGAADETAVLPPVPPAPPGAADETAVLPPVRDEEPSDRVPPGYFRDERPGARPDGTEGRTRELPQVDETGAPAPRRRSRSDWAEETPLDDLPTLADELLGPHGEEHGDEYGDEGGRGRRRGRGR; translated from the coding sequence ATGACCCCAGCCGAGCAGCCAACGGCCCTTCACCCGGCCCCCGACGACGCCCTGGTCGCGGACTCCCGCGAGCGCGCCGTCCGCGCCCTGCTGCGCCGACCGCAGCTGAAACGGCTGTGGAGCGCCCATCTCGTGGGCGGTATCGGCGACACGCTCGCGCTCTTGGTGCTGGTCGTCCTCGCGCTCCAGGCGGCGATCGCCGAGGGTTCGTTCGGCGGCGGGTACCGGGGCGTGGCGTTCGCAGTGGCGACCGTTTTCGGTGTGCGCATCCTGGCGACACTGCTCTTCGGTGCCGTCCTGCTCGGCCCGCTGACATCGCTCACCTCCCAGGAGGGCCCCCTCGACCGCCGCTGGACCATGGTCGGCGCGGACGGGCTGCGGGTCCTGGCGCTCATCGTGGCGCCCCTGTGGATCGACTGGACGCCCGCGGACGCCCTGGCGATCGTGCTGGTCACCGCCTTCGTGACCGGGATCGCCGAGCGGTTCTGGACGGTGTGCCGGGAGAGCGCGGCGCCCGCGCTGCTGCCCGCCCCGCCGCCGGAGGGCGCGACGGTACGACCGCTGCCGGACCACATGGACGCGCTGCGCCGCCTGTCGCTGCGGACCAGCTTCGTGGCGATCCCGCTCGCGGCCGCCGCCCTGGTCGTCGCGGGCCTGCTCAACAACCTGCTGGGCTCCGGGATCGCCTGGTTCGCCCAGCACCAGGCGGCCCTCGGCTCGTACGTCGCGGCCGGACTGTTCGCCGCGTCCCTGTCGGTGCTGACCTTCCTGGAACTGCCCGACACCCGCACCCCGCGCGCGCGTTCGCCGCTGGAGGGACTGCGCCGGCCCAAGAGCGGCACGGACGCCGACAGGGGCCGTACCGGCGCCCTCCCGCTGCTGGTGCTCTCCGGCGCGGCCGTCGCCGGGGCGGTGGCGGCCGCGGTCGCCGTGGCCGTGCTGCACGCCAAGGACCTGGGCGGCGGCCCGGTGCTCTACGGCCTGCTGGTGGTCGCCCTGACCGGCGGGGTCGTCGTCGGCATCCGTACGGCACCGAGGGTCCTGCCGACGCTGTCGCGGCGCCGGCTGCTGGCGCTGGCGATCGCCTTCACCGGTGTCGCGCTGCTGGCCGCCGGGCTCGTCCCGGACGTGACCAGTGTGGTGCTGATCCTCGCCTTCGCGGGCGCGGGCGCGGGTGCGGCCGCCAACACCGGGCACACGCTGCTGGACCAGGAGACCGAGGAGTACCGGCGGGCACGGACCACCGAGCACCTGCACGCGGTCGTCCGCGTGTGCGTGGCGCTCGGCGCGGTCGTCGCGCCCGTGGTCGCGGCGGCGATCGGCCCGCACCGCCTGGAGAACGGCAAGTTCGTCTTCGCCCACGGCGGCGCGGCCTTCACGCTGATGCTGGTGGGCGCGCTGCTGCTGCCGGTGGCCGCGCTCGTGCTGGCCAAGGTCGACGACCGGTCCGGCGTGCCGCTGCGCACCGACCTCAAGGACGCGCTGCTCGGCGGGGACGACCCGGAGACGGTGCCCGCGTCGAACGGCTTCTTCATCGCCCTGGAGGGCGGCGACGGGGCAGGGAAGTCCACCCAGGCCGAGGCGCTCGCCGAGTGGATCCGCGCCAAGGGACACGAGGTCGTCGTCACCCGCGAGCCGGGGGCCACGCCCGTGGGCAAGCGGCTGCGGTCGATCCTGCTGGACGTGTCGAGCGCCGGACTGTCGCACCGGGCGGAGGCGCTGCTGTACGCGGCGGACCGCGCGGAGCATGTGGACACGGTGGTGCGGCCCGCGCTGGAGCGCGGCGCGGTGGTCGTCTCGGACCGCTACATCGACTCCTCGGTCGCCTACCAGGGAGCGGGCCGGGACCTGTCCCCGACCGAGATCGCCCGCATCAACCGGTGGGCGACGAACGGCCTCGTACCGCATCTGACCGTGCTGCTCGACGTCTCGCCGGAGATCGCGCGCGAGCGGTTCACCGAGGCGCCGGACCGGCTGGAGTCGGAGCCGGCCGAGTTCCACGCGCGCGTGCGCTCCGGTTTCCTCGCGCTGGCCGCCGCCGACCCCGGCCGCTACCTGGTCGTGGACGCGGGCCAGGAGCCCGAGGCCGTCACCACCGTCGTACGGCATCGGCTCGACCACATGCTGCCGCTGTCCGAGGCCGAGATCCTGGCCCAGGAGGAAGCGCGCCGCAAGGCCGAGGAAGAGGCCCGGCGCAAGGCCGAGGAGGAGGCCGCCCGCAAGGCCGAGGAGGAGCGCCTGGAGCGGGAGCGCCAGGAGCAACTGGCCCGGCTGCGTGCCGAGGAGGAGGAGCGCAAGCAGCGCGAGCTGGAGGAGGCGCAGCGGCGCGAGGCCGAACGGCAGGCGGAGGAGGCCCGGCTGCGGGCCGAGGAAGCGCGTCGACGGGCCGAGGAGGAACAGGCCCGGCTCCTCGCCGAGGAGAAGGCGCGCGCCGAGGAGGAGGCACGCCGGCAGGCCGAGGCGGACCGGCTCCGCAAGCAGGCCGAGGAGGAGGCCCGGCTGCGCACCGAGGCCGAGGCGCGACGGCTGGAGAAGCAGCGCAAGGCCGAGGAGGCACTGCTGCGGGCCGAGGAGGCCCGCCGCCAGGCCGAGCAGGCGGCGGCCGCGGCCGCGGCGGGACCCAGGACGGGGACGGGATCCACGGCTGCCGGATCCGCGCCGGAGGCGATGACCGTGCCGACGCCGGTGGTGACATCGACGAACGCGTCGGGCGGTCCGGTGGACGAGACGGCGGTGCTGCCCCGGGTGCGGGACGAGCGGGCCGACGGGACCGACGGCCGCTCGCCGGGCGCTCCTTCCGAGGGTGCCGCTCCCGGCGGGCCGGACGCCGAGGTGACGGCCGAGCTGCCGCAGCCGCCCGCGCCGGCGGGCGCCGCGGACGAGACGGCCGTACTGCCGCCGGTTCCGCCGGGGGCCGCCGACGAGACCGCGGTGCTGCCTCCCGTGCCTCCTGCGCCGCCCGGTGCCGCCGACGAGACGGCCGTACTGCCGCCCGTCCGGGACGAGGAACCCTCGGACCGGGTTCCGCCGGGGTACTTCCGTGACGAGCGGCCGGGGGCCCGGCCGGACGGGACCGAGGGCCGTACGCGTGAGCTTCCGCAGGTCGACGAGACGGGCGCGCCGGCACCCCGGCGGCGGAGCCGGTCCGACTGGGCCGAGGAGACGCCGCTGGACGATCTGCCCACGCTGGCGGACGAGTTGCTCGGGCCGCACGGCGAAGAGCACGGCGATGAGTACGGTGACGAAGGCGGCCGCGGGCGGCGTCGGGGCCGGGGACGCTGA
- a CDS encoding DNA polymerase III subunit delta', whose translation MSVWDDLVGQEKVSEQLGAAARDADALVTATTAHTPPPEASKMTHAWLFTGPPGAGRNQAARAFAAALQCVSPDRALGGAPGCGFCDGCHTALVGTHADVSTVAAVGAQILADDMRDTVRKSFTSPANGRWQVILVEDAERLNEKSANAVLKAVEEPAPRTVWLLCAPSVEDVLPTIRSRCRHLNLSTPSVDAVADMLVRREGVEPAAALAAARATQGHVDRARRLATDPAARERRAAVLKLPLRVDDIGGCLKSAQELVDAAAEDAKQLAEERDGKETEELKTAMGASQGGRMPRGTAGVMKDLEDKQKRRRTRTQRDSLDVALTDLTAFYRDVLALQLGSRVAIANADVGDTLERLARAGSPESTLRRIEAIAACREALDRNVAPLLAVEAMTMALRAG comes from the coding sequence ATGAGCGTCTGGGACGACCTGGTGGGCCAGGAGAAGGTGAGCGAGCAGCTCGGTGCCGCCGCCCGGGATGCCGATGCCCTGGTCACCGCGACCACCGCGCACACACCGCCGCCCGAGGCGTCGAAGATGACGCACGCGTGGCTGTTCACGGGCCCGCCCGGCGCGGGCAGGAACCAGGCGGCGCGGGCCTTCGCCGCCGCCCTCCAGTGCGTCAGCCCCGACCGCGCCCTCGGCGGGGCCCCCGGCTGCGGTTTCTGTGACGGCTGCCATACGGCACTGGTCGGCACCCACGCCGACGTCAGCACCGTGGCCGCCGTCGGCGCGCAGATCCTCGCCGACGACATGCGGGACACCGTCCGCAAGTCGTTCACCTCGCCGGCGAACGGCCGCTGGCAGGTCATCCTCGTCGAGGACGCCGAGCGGCTGAACGAGAAGTCGGCCAACGCCGTCCTCAAGGCCGTGGAGGAGCCCGCCCCGCGCACGGTGTGGCTGCTGTGCGCGCCCTCCGTCGAGGACGTCCTGCCGACCATCCGCTCCCGTTGCCGCCACCTGAACCTGAGCACGCCCTCAGTCGACGCCGTCGCCGACATGCTCGTACGCCGTGAGGGCGTCGAGCCCGCCGCCGCCCTGGCCGCCGCCCGCGCCACCCAGGGCCACGTCGACCGGGCCCGCCGTCTGGCCACCGACCCGGCCGCACGCGAGCGCCGCGCCGCCGTTCTCAAGCTGCCCCTGCGTGTCGACGACATCGGCGGCTGCCTCAAGTCCGCCCAGGAACTGGTGGACGCGGCGGCCGAGGACGCCAAGCAGCTCGCCGAGGAGAGGGACGGCAAGGAGACCGAGGAACTCAAGACGGCGATGGGCGCCTCCCAGGGCGGCCGGATGCCGCGCGGCACCGCGGGTGTGATGAAGGACCTGGAGGACAAGCAGAAGCGGCGCCGGACGCGGACGCAGCGCGACAGCCTCGACGTCGCCCTCACCGACCTCACCGCCTTCTACCGTGACGTCCTCGCCCTCCAGCTCGGCTCCCGGGTGGCGATCGCCAACGCGGACGTCGGGGACACCCTCGAACGGCTCGCCCGCGCCGGCTCCCCCGAGTCCACGCTCCGCCGCATCGAGGCGATCGCCGCCTGCCGCGAGGCCCTCGACCGCAATGTGGCGCCCCTGCTGGCGGTGGAGGCGATGACGATGGCGCTCAGAGCGGGCTGA
- a CDS encoding alpha/beta hydrolase: MHTRRISLFSSPPGGVRTGGALLAAAALLVSACSSGSATSSGGAVAEAALAPLPRAVPAALASYYGQKPSWRSCGVPGFECATVKAPLDYAEPGDGDVRLAVARKKATGPGERLGSLLVNPGGPGGSAIGYLQAYAGIGYPAEIRARYDMVAVDPRGVARSEPVECLDGRDMDTYTQTDLTPDDKRERTAVVDAYKKFAEGCGARSPKLLRHVSTVETARDMDIVRAVLGDTKLNYVGASYGTFLGATYAGLFPGRAGRLVLDGAMDPSLPARRLNLDQTAGFETAFQSFAKDCVQQPDCPLGTKGTAPAEVGRNLKAFFRKLDARPVPTGDADGRRLGEALATTGVTAALYDEGAWAQLREALSSAMKENDGAGLLLLADSYYERDADGRYANLMFANAAVNCLDLPAAFDTPEEVRKALPAFEKASPVFGRGLAWASLNCAYWPVRHTGEPHRIEAKGAAPIVVVGTTRDPATPYRWARALSRQLTSARLLTYEGDGHTAYGRGSACVDSTINAYLLRGTPPTHGKRCS, translated from the coding sequence ATGCACACCAGGCGCATCTCACTGTTCAGCTCCCCACCGGGCGGAGTCCGTACCGGCGGCGCCCTCCTCGCCGCGGCCGCGCTGCTCGTCTCCGCCTGCTCCTCGGGGAGCGCGACGAGCTCCGGCGGCGCGGTGGCCGAGGCGGCGCTCGCCCCGCTGCCGAGGGCCGTCCCGGCCGCCCTCGCGTCGTACTACGGACAGAAGCCGAGCTGGCGCTCCTGCGGAGTCCCCGGCTTCGAGTGCGCCACGGTGAAGGCGCCGCTGGACTACGCCGAGCCGGGCGACGGCGACGTCCGACTCGCCGTCGCCCGCAAGAAGGCCACAGGGCCGGGCGAGCGACTGGGCTCGCTGCTGGTAAACCCGGGCGGGCCGGGCGGCTCGGCGATCGGCTACCTCCAGGCGTACGCCGGGATCGGCTACCCGGCGGAGATCCGCGCGCGCTACGACATGGTCGCGGTCGACCCACGCGGCGTCGCCCGCAGCGAACCCGTCGAGTGTCTCGACGGGCGGGACATGGACACGTACACGCAGACCGACCTCACGCCCGACGACAAGCGCGAGAGGACGGCCGTCGTCGACGCGTACAAGAAGTTCGCCGAGGGCTGCGGCGCCCGGTCGCCGAAGCTGCTGCGCCATGTCTCCACCGTCGAGACGGCCCGGGACATGGACATCGTGCGAGCCGTGCTGGGCGACACGAAGCTCAACTACGTCGGGGCGTCGTACGGGACGTTCCTGGGGGCGACGTACGCGGGACTCTTCCCGGGCCGCGCCGGCCGGCTCGTGCTGGACGGCGCGATGGACCCCTCACTGCCCGCCCGCCGGCTGAACCTCGACCAGACCGCGGGCTTCGAGACGGCCTTCCAGTCGTTCGCGAAGGACTGCGTCCAGCAGCCGGACTGCCCCCTCGGCACGAAGGGCACGGCGCCCGCCGAGGTCGGCAGGAACCTCAAGGCCTTCTTCCGGAAGCTGGACGCCCGCCCGGTCCCCACCGGCGACGCGGACGGCCGCCGCCTCGGCGAGGCCCTGGCCACCACCGGCGTCACGGCCGCGCTCTACGACGAGGGAGCCTGGGCCCAACTCCGCGAGGCGCTGTCGTCGGCGATGAAGGAGAACGACGGCGCGGGACTGCTGCTCCTCGCCGACAGCTACTACGAGCGGGACGCCGACGGCCGCTACGCGAACCTGATGTTCGCCAACGCCGCCGTGAACTGCCTCGACCTCCCGGCCGCCTTCGACACCCCCGAGGAGGTGCGCAAAGCCCTCCCCGCCTTCGAAAAGGCGTCCCCCGTCTTCGGCAGGGGCCTCGCCTGGGCCTCCCTGAACTGCGCGTACTGGCCGGTGCGGCACACCGGCGAACCGCACCGCATCGAGGCCAAGGGCGCCGCCCCGATCGTCGTCGTCGGCACCACCCGCGACCCGGCGACCCCCTACCGCTGGGCCCGCGCCCTCTCCCGCCAGCTCACCTCGGCCCGCCTCCTCACCTACGAGGGCGACGGCCACACCGCCTACGGCCGCGGCAGCGCCTGCGTGGACTCCACGATCAACGCGTACCTGCTCCGCGGGACCCCTCCGACACACGGAAAACGCTGCTCCTAG